Part of the Paenibacillus sp. YPG26 genome, CGACTTGTTGATCTGGTTGAAGGAGCGCTTCGCTTCTTCCATGCCTTCAAGGCCCAGATGGATCTCGGTCTTCTCCTTCTCCATCATCTTGACAGCTTCACCGGTAGAGGTCTGAATCTCCGTAATAATGGCCGAGATTTGTTCAGAAGACTGATTGGACTGCTCGGCCAGCTTGCGGACTTCGTGGGCCACGACCGCAAAGCCTCTGCCGTGCTCACCAGCCCGGGCCGCTTCAATTGAAGCGTTGAGGGCCAGCAGATTGATCTGGCCTGAGATGCCTTTGATTATACCCACAATGTTGCCGATCTCCTGCGAGTGCTCATCTAGCCTCCGGATCACCGCTTCCGAGGAACGGGAGGTCTCCAATATGGAGTCAAGCTGACTGCTGACATACTTGATCTTATCCTCTCCGAGACCGGCCTGATCTGCTGTGTATTGGGAGATCGTGGAGACATCAGCTGCGGATTCCGCTACCCGCTGAATTCCCGTGGCAACCTCTTCCATAGCCCGGCTGCATTCTCTGGAGCTGTTGTACTGGATATCCGAGCCTTCCGCCACTTCTTGGACCTCTATCGCAATATGTCCGCTGGCTTCGCTTGTCTGCTTGGAGCTGGCAAGCAGCTCCTCTGAACTTGCCGAGAGCATCTCGGCATGGGTACCGATCTTGGATATGATCTCCCGCAGACTGCCCAGCATATCGTTAAAGCCTTCCGTTAAACGCCGATCTCATCTTTGGAGACGTACGGGCCCTCCACAGCCAAGTTCCCGTGCTTGGCCTCCACCATGAGGGATGTGAGCTTGCCAAGTGGCCGGGTAATCATTCTGGATAAGATCAGGCTGATTGCTCCGCAGAGAAGGAGGGAGACGGTCAGCAGAATAAGGGTGCTTTGCTTGCTGTTCGCCGCATCCTTCTTATTGTTTTCGTTCAGAACGGCAGCGGCCTGATGGTTGAGTTCCTTAATCTCATTGAGCGTGTTCATGATATCAGTCCGAATCGGCATCACCTGGGAGTCAAAGATCTTATAGGCTTCCTCAATCTGATTCGCGGCAAGCTTGCCCAGCATAGCATCCCTGGCCTGGTTGCTTGTCCCGATTTTCCCTTTGAAGCTGTTGTACAGCTGCTTGGCTTCCGGAGACAGGCCAATTCCCTCAATCTGTTTCTGGGAGGCGATGCTGCTTGAGATTAACTTTTGAATCTGGCTGCTAATCTCTTTCTGCTTCGCTTCATTCTTATTCTCTAGCATGATGAGCTCCAGCTGCAGCGTGTTAATCTGGGCATTATTCGCAATAATTTGACTGATTAATTCGTTCGGCACCATATTGTGCGTATACATTTCTTTGGCATTGTTATTGATTTTGTCCAGGTAATAATAGCCTGTCAGGCCAATCAGACACATAAAAAGTGTGGAAAGGCCGATCAGACCCATAATTTTAACAGAAACCTTCTGATCTACAATAAATCGCATGCTCATACCCTTCTTTCATCCCGGTGTCTAAAAATTTTCGAAGTCTTTGTTCTCTATATATCGTATAATTTAGGCTGTTCCTTAAGATGATTTAGATGGTTTGTAAAAAGATGGGTTAAATTACCTAGTAGGTAGGAGAGACTATATGAAGCTGGTGTCATGGAATGTGAACGGGCTGAGAGCCTGTGTGAATAAAGGATTTCAGGATTATTTTGATGCTGAGGATGCGGATATATTTTGTGTTCAGGAGATTAAGCTTCAGGAGGGTCAGATTGACCTGAATCATTACGGAAGATACGAGCAGTATTGGAATTACGCTGAGAAGAAGGGCTATTCAGGCACTGCGGTTTTTACCAAAAAGAAGCCTGTCTCCGTCCGATATGGCCTTGAAGAGGATTACGAGCCGGAGGGCCGTGTGCTGACCCTCGAATTCGAACAGTTCTATCTGGTGAATGTCTATACTCCAAATGCCAAGAGAGATCTGGCAAGACTGGGTTATCGGCTTGAATGGGAGGACCGCTTCAGAGACTACTTGAAGGGGCTTGACGCGTTGAAGCCAGTCATTGTCTGCGGGGATATGAATGTTGCCCATCAGGAGATCGATCTTAAGAACGCCAAAGGCAACCGCAATAATTCCGGGTTCACCCCGGAAGAGAGAGAGAAGATGACCCGGCTGCTGGATGCCGGATTCGTGGATACGTTCCGTTACTTCTATCCGGACCGGGCGGATGCTTACAGCTGGTGGTCCAATATGCCGAAGGTAAGAGAGCGGAATGTGGGCTGGCGTATTGATTATTTTCTAGCCTCGGAGAGACTTGGACCCAAGCTTGCCGATGCGCGAATTGATGCTCATATTATGGGAAGCGACCATTGTCCGGTTGTACTGCTCCTGTCTGACGACTAATCCGATACTTTACCCAGAGGAAGAGGTGCTGATGTGAACAACAAAGCTGCAGAACTAGACATCCATGAATTACTCACCAGGCATAAGCTTTATTATGACTCAGGCCGCACCCGGAGCATCAGAGACCGCCTTGTATTACTGGCCCGTCTGAGGGAAGTGCTCCAATCGAGAGAAGCCGAGATTATGGCCGCGCTGCGTCAGGACCTGAATAAATCGGAGCTGGAGTCCTATAGCACTGAAATAGGAATCGTTCTGGAGGAGATCAGGCATATCTCCAGACGGCTTACCCGCTGGGCAAGACCGCGCAAGGTGAGAACGGCCCTGACACACATTGGCTCGAAAGGCATGATTGTGCCGGAACCGTATGGAACAGTGCTGATTATTGCGCCGTGGAACTATCCATTTCAGCTGGCCATCTCCCCACTTGTAGGAGCCATTGCGGCGGGAAATACGGTTGTTCTGAAGCCTTCGGAGCTGTCCCCGGCGGTGTCGGATCTGCTTAGACGCATCCTGGCCGAGGTGTTCCCGGAGGATTATGTCGCTGTGGTTGAAGGCGGCGTAGAGGTAAGCACCGAGCTGCTGAGGCATAAATTTGACTATATCTTCTTCACCGGCAGTGTGAACGTGGGGCGGATTGTGATGGAAGCCGCTGCGAAGCAGCTTACCCCCGTAACCCTGGAGCTGGGAGGCAAGAGTCCTTGTATCGTGCACAAGGATGCGGATATTGCACTTGCCGCGCGAAGAATTGTCTTTGGCAAATTCACCAATGCAGGCCAGACCTGTGTTGCGCCGGATTACCTGTGGGTTCATCGGGACGTGAAGGAAGAACTGCTGCAGGAAATGGGGCGAGCGGTTCGCGGCTTTTACGGAGAGGACCCGATAAGTCATCCGGATTATGGCCGGGTGGTCAGCCGGCGTCATTTCGACAGGCTGGTTATGTTCCTGCAGGATGGACAGACCGTACTGGGCGGGCGTTCGGATGTGGAGACTCTGAAGATTGAGCCAACCATTCTGGATCAGGTAACCTGGGACATGCCTGTGATGAAAGAGGAGATCTTTGGGCCGGTATTCCCGGTGCTGGAGTATGAGCAGCTTGATGAAGTGATCGAAGGGGTTCGCAATCACCCCAAGCCTCTGGCTCTGTACTTGTTCAGCCAGGCTGAGTCCGTTCAGAAGCACGTGATCGAATCACTGTCCTTCGGCGGAGGGACAATTAACGATACGTTAATGCACCTGGCAACCCCTTATCTGCCTTTTGGTGGCGTGGGGGACAGCGGGATGGGAAGCTACCATGGCAGCGAGAGCTTCAAGACCTTCACTCACGAGAAAAGTGTACTCATTCAGACAACGCGCTTCGACTTTCCCTTCCGTTATCCATCCTCGAAGAATGCCCTGCGCATATTGAAGAAGCTTATGAAATAACAAGGAAGGGCCGTAACTTGAGTGATCAAGGTACGGCCCTTTATTTCTTGTTATATGCTTATGGCTGCGTGACTCCGGTATAGATTAGAATCGCATCTCTCAGGAACTCAGCCGTCCCAGGCTGCTTCTCATCATAGTGCGCTTTGAAGCGTTCGTCATCCACGTACATTTGCGCGAGACCCGCATGGGCTTCCTTCGAGTACTGGCTCCAATAATACCCCAGCCACTGCTTATGCAGATCCGCAGCCCTCTGAGCCAGTTCACCCGAAGGCTCGCCCGTCTTAACGGCTTCAGCCAGGGTGGCATATAATTCATCGGTCAGCCGGGTGAGCTCTGCATGCTGTTCCTGGGTCATGTTCTTAAGCTTCGCATTTGACTGATCAATTGCATTGTTCCCGTATTTGCTGCGAATTTCTTGACCATATTTCTGCTCATTCTCATCAATCAGCTTTTGCTTAAAGCCTTCAAATTTCTCTTGATCGGTCATCATCGTTCTCCCTTCACGTACAGCAATTGTCTTCTCCACATTCGCGATGAGAAGGTCGAGCTGTTTTCTTTTGCCAAGGAGTTGTTCCCGGTGTTCTCTGAGTGCCTGAGCTCCGTCAAATGAATTGGCGTTCATCATTCCCCGAATTTGTTCCAGACTAAGTCCCAGCTCTCTGTAGAAAAGAATGTGCTGAAGTCTGTCTATTTCATTCTCGCCATAGATCCGATACCCTGATGAGTTGATTCTTGCCGGCTTAAGAAGATCAATCTCATCATAGTAACGAAGTGTCCGGGTACTGATTCCGGCCAGCTGACCGAGCTTGTGTATAGTGTATTCCATCCTGGCGTCCCTCCTGACAAATTAACTGTACGCCTTAACGTAACGTGAAGGTCAATAGGTATTTTAACAAAATTGTTTGACTAGAGTTCATCAATAATCCATGGTATGGTTCTTGTTGGCTCCAGAGCAATCGGACTTACCAAAAAAGCACATCCACTTTGCATCTGTAAGCGTAAGAAGAGACCACTTACCTGCATCAAGCAGGAAGGGTCTCTTATGAAAATAGTCTAGGTAAGCTTATGTTCCTTGTTATTTTTGAGGTGGCCCTACATGATGACATAGCGTGTTTTGCTGATTTTCTCATAAAATAGCAAGGAATCCTTTTTAAATATATGAATGAGGATGTGAATGAATAACCAGGCGTTCATGACGAAGACAACCAGCCCGAGGAACCCTCTGGCGATATCGGGAAAGGTATCCAAAGAGCCTGCTAGCAGCCTGTTCATCCCGAAGATTAACCAGTACAGAAGACCATACCGAATGATTAAGGATGACAGGGCAATCCGTTCTCCACGATCTGTGAGTCTGATGCGAACGAGCCATTTGCCCGGAGTTAGGCCGTTGGTCAACCAAGGGACCAATATGAAATAAAGACCTGTCGCTACCCAGAAGGCTGCCGGAATCCTCAGAATAGAACACACAGTTATCAATATGGTACAAAAAAAGAAATCGATCAGGAAAGCGATCCCCCGACGGGTATACGTTACTCTTTTCGTCGATAAGTCGACATTGGCATCGAGTTGTTCAATGCGCGGCAGAAGACCCGTTAGCCATTCGGCTGCCAAATACCCTAATACTCCGCCGAGGGTGTTCGTTATCAAATCATCCACATCGAACACGCGGTAAGGGTGGTCATACAGGCCGTAGATCCCGGTAAGCTGTGTCACTTCAAAAAAGAGAGCGAGCAGAAATGACAGTAGAACCGAGCGTTTCCATCCTGCCTGGAAGTAGTACCTTAGGATCATTCCGAATGGGACAGTCAGCAGTACATTGAATATCACCTGTAGAAAAGCCCGTTCCTTCAGAAGCTTCAGATACGTGGAAGGATGGGCCGCAGATATGGAGGTTTCCTTCAGAATGTCATTAATGAAATTTAGTGGGAGCAGCTGCATTGTTCCGCCTGTCATGACCGCGTTATGCCTTGAAGAAGGAAGAGGGAGAATAACAAGAAAGAGAGCGTTCAGAAGATAGAGAAGGAAGAGGTACAGCACAAAGGCACGAACCTTGTTAATATAGCCGTGCTTACGGTACTGAACGATCAGGAACGGAAGCGTGAATGCCATCGCTGCAAACGGAAATGACAGGAACGCATAGGAAATTGGAAATAAATATGAGTGTAACATGATACTTGCACCTACCCTGCATCAGGTTAGCATACTGAATCAGCAACCTTATAATAGGCTTATCATAGCACAGGTAGTCATGGTTTTAGTTTAAATTTTATTTAAAATTAAACCCTGAATTTCTCCTTGAGCAGGAGTGATCCAGGGCCTATACCATGCTTGTAGTATTAGTCTTCCTCGCGCTTCTCCAAGCGGCGGGGATTCACATCGTTGTCCACATCCAGATCATCGTCAAATTTATCTTCGAAGGCATCCGAGATCAGATCCCATTTGACAATCTTGAAGTTCTGATTGATCAAGGCGCCATCCTGCATATTCTCATCGTCTTGGGCGATGAAGATACCGTTCGGATACTTGCTCCCCAATCCGAAGCTGAGGACATCAATTCCATCTGTGCCGCTTGTTCCATCAATCGATGTCCCATCTCCGATCATGAAGCTGCCTTCATATTCATTGTCGTTCTCGCGATCGTATACCGCATACGTGCTGCTTCCTTGGGAAGAGGCGATCAGATAACCATCCCCATCCTCTCCGTAATACAAGGTCAGCCCTTCAATATCCGCTGTCAAGTTACCGCCATCAGCTGCAGCGATCAAGCGTGGAGCCTGAGTGTCGCTTGGTTCAGCGCTGTATTTCCAAATGCCGACCTCTTCTTCGCCAATATATAAGTTTCCATATTCGTCATCCGCTGTCATACCTTCTGCTTGAGAGCTCAGCGTGAACTCGCGTACCTTCTTACCGTTAACTTTGCCGCTGCCATTATCGTACAGCTCATACTGCTCGAACTCGCCGTCTTTACCTACCACCATGGCATAGAACTTGCCGGTGCGCAGGCTATGGTACAGGCTGAAGCCATAGACCTCACTCATGTCTGAATGAATTGGAGTTCCGATTACGGAAGTCAAGGCTCCCGTCTCGCGGTTGATAGCGAAGATGTCCAGCGTATTGGTGGTACGGTTCGAAGCGGCCGCAATATCAACCTTTTTTCCGGCTAGCGGGAAATCATATCTGACATCAATATTGTTCATTTGACCCAGATCATAGGAGTATAACTGCTTGCCGTCCAGGTTGTATACAAGGATGCCGTTGTCCTTGTTGGTTGCAATAATCCGGCTCTTGCTGCGGTCCGTTGGGTGAACCCAGATCGATGGGTCATCGGCAGCATCACTGCCTGAGGACACAGCCTCTGTTTCGGCGGAAGCTTTCACGACAGCGGCAGGAGCTGCAGCAAAGCTGGCGAGCGGGCTCAAGGTCAGGGCGGCGACTAAAGAAAAGGTCAGCGATAAAGGCAACTTAGTCCACTTTTGCATAGATTCATTCTCTCCCATCTCATTTTCAAATGTTCTAGCTTCTGCTAGATCATATCGCTGGGATATAAAGAGAAGATCAAATATAGATTACTAATTTGTAAATAATTATCTTGATTTATTGTTTTTTACATCGTCTATCAGGCAGCTTAACGGCGCATTCGTTCATAGAAGATATCCCCCGGTTCCGCGTGGTATACTGTCTGGAGCTGGAGGATGTAATTACTGCTAGGAGGAGATATTATGATTTCCATTGATTTGACAGGCAGAACGGCTCTGATTACCGGAGCGAGTGGAGAACTTGGACGTGTTATGGCTCGTACACTTGCCCGCAGCGGGGCAGATATTATCATTCATTATTTCAGTAACAAGGCAAAGGCTGAATCCGTACAGCAGGAAGTGGAGCAGCTTGGCCGCAAAGCATATGTGATCTCCGCAGATATCTCCAAGCTGGATTCAGTTCTGGAGATGAGAGATTCACTTCAAAGTGAATTCAAGCTGCCGGATATCGTTGTGGCCAATGCCGTCTCCCAATACAATTGGACTACTGTGCTTGAACAGGATCCAAGTGATTATGTAGACCAGTTCAATTCAACCGTACTGCAGGCGGTGCATTTATCCAAGGCCTTTGTTCCCTATATGATTGAGCAGCAGGGTGGACGCATTGTTGCTATTAACACGGAGTGTTCTATGCAGAATTTCCCTACCCAGTCCGCCTATGTGGCAGGCAAGCGGGGGATGGACGGCGTATACCGCGTGCTGGCGAAGGAGATCGGAGAGCATCAGATTACCGTGAATCAGGTTGCGCCGGGATGGACCATTAGTGAGCGGGACCGTGAGAACAACACGGAGCACAGCGAATCCTATGAGCAGTCCGTTCCGCTCAAGCGCCGCGGCACAGACCAGGAGATTGCCAACGTGGTTGCCTTCCTCGCTTCAGATCTTGCCAGCTTTATTACAGGCGCCTATGTGCCGGTCAGCGGCGGCAATGTCATGCCATCGATCTAAGTGAATGTTGTTGACCTAGAAGCACCAAAGAGGGCTGTGACAGCCTGCCTTCACCGACAGCCTCACAGCCCTTCTAAGTTAACATCCTCATGTATTCTCTTCTGAACGCTAGAATCAAAAATACCATCAGTTCAAACTATATTGAATCCCATTTGGAGTGGCTGAACAACGTATTCATTTCGCTTAAGTTCTCAAGGGCATAATGAGATAATTAGTTCCCCGGCATAGCTTAAGGAAGTTTAACTATCTTGGCCTTGTAATACCACTTGCCTGCAGCATCAATGTAGCCATTGTCCGTTTTGGTAACGGCCCAAGCCAACTTGTTGTTGTAAGGCCGTACCTCAACAAATTCGAAAGACGTTAACTTGTTCCCTTTACTGTCTATGATCGCCCAAAGCCCGTTCTTCTTAACGCTGGCCAGGCCTTCTTGGAAAGGAGCAGCATCGTCGTATTGTGGCGATATGATGGGCTTGCCTTGAAGATTGATATAGCCCCACTTGCCTTTAATTTTTACAGGGGCGAGAGGAGTAGTCGAGAATCCTTTGGCATCCTCGTACTGAGGCTTTATCAACCAAGCTCCAGTTTTACTAATGTAGCCCCATTTCCCATTCTGCTTGACCGCAGCCGCAGATCCCGTAAATGACCCAGCAGAAGAATAGATGGCTTTAATAACCATCTTGCCTTTCGAATCAATATAGCCCCATTTGCCATTCATTTGTACGGCCGCAAGGCTGTTCACAAATGGCTGTGCTAACGAGAATTGTGGCGTAATGGACATTTGACCGGATAAATTGATATAACCCCACTTTTTGCCGACCAGTACTGGAGCAAGTCCACTTGCAAAATCGTTCACATTTGGATAACGGGCTTGGCTGATATACTCGCCCTTCGTATTAATGAACTGCCAGCCTTTGTCATCCTTCACG contains:
- a CDS encoding VanZ family protein; this translates as MLHSYLFPISYAFLSFPFAAMAFTLPFLIVQYRKHGYINKVRAFVLYLFLLYLLNALFLVILPLPSSRHNAVMTGGTMQLLPLNFINDILKETSISAAHPSTYLKLLKERAFLQVIFNVLLTVPFGMILRYYFQAGWKRSVLLSFLLALFFEVTQLTGIYGLYDHPYRVFDVDDLITNTLGGVLGYLAAEWLTGLLPRIEQLDANVDLSTKRVTYTRRGIAFLIDFFFCTILITVCSILRIPAAFWVATGLYFILVPWLTNGLTPGKWLVRIRLTDRGERIALSSLIIRYGLLYWLIFGMNRLLAGSLDTFPDIARGFLGLVVFVMNAWLFIHILIHIFKKDSLLFYEKISKTRYVIM
- a CDS encoding exodeoxyribonuclease III is translated as MKLVSWNVNGLRACVNKGFQDYFDAEDADIFCVQEIKLQEGQIDLNHYGRYEQYWNYAEKKGYSGTAVFTKKKPVSVRYGLEEDYEPEGRVLTLEFEQFYLVNVYTPNAKRDLARLGYRLEWEDRFRDYLKGLDALKPVIVCGDMNVAHQEIDLKNAKGNRNNSGFTPEEREKMTRLLDAGFVDTFRYFYPDRADAYSWWSNMPKVRERNVGWRIDYFLASERLGPKLADARIDAHIMGSDHCPVVLLLSDD
- a CDS encoding phytase, whose protein sequence is MQKWTKLPLSLTFSLVAALTLSPLASFAAAPAAVVKASAETEAVSSGSDAADDPSIWVHPTDRSKSRIIATNKDNGILVYNLDGKQLYSYDLGQMNNIDVRYDFPLAGKKVDIAAASNRTTNTLDIFAINRETGALTSVIGTPIHSDMSEVYGFSLYHSLRTGKFYAMVVGKDGEFEQYELYDNGSGKVNGKKVREFTLSSQAEGMTADDEYGNLYIGEEEVGIWKYSAEPSDTQAPRLIAAADGGNLTADIEGLTLYYGEDGDGYLIASSQGSSTYAVYDRENDNEYEGSFMIGDGTSIDGTSGTDGIDVLSFGLGSKYPNGIFIAQDDENMQDGALINQNFKIVKWDLISDAFEDKFDDDLDVDNDVNPRRLEKREED
- a CDS encoding methyl-accepting chemotaxis protein, whose product is MLGSLREIISKIGTHAEMLSASSEELLASSKQTSEASGHIAIEVQEVAEGSDIQYNSSRECSRAMEEVATGIQRVAESAADVSTISQYTADQAGLGEDKIKYVSSQLDSILETSRSSEAVIRRLDEHSQEIGNIVGIIKGISGQINLLALNASIEAARAGEHGRGFAVVAHEVRKLAEQSNQSSEQISAIITEIQTSTGEAVKMMEKEKTEIHLGLEGMEEAKRSFNQINKSIQDVNQQLEEVSAASEQISASSEEVSSSLQVTEEIATASFTKTQNVAAASEQQLATMKEVEAAVHSLTLMAAELQSLSSRFRL
- a CDS encoding aldehyde dehydrogenase; this translates as MNNKAAELDIHELLTRHKLYYDSGRTRSIRDRLVLLARLREVLQSREAEIMAALRQDLNKSELESYSTEIGIVLEEIRHISRRLTRWARPRKVRTALTHIGSKGMIVPEPYGTVLIIAPWNYPFQLAISPLVGAIAAGNTVVLKPSELSPAVSDLLRRILAEVFPEDYVAVVEGGVEVSTELLRHKFDYIFFTGSVNVGRIVMEAAAKQLTPVTLELGGKSPCIVHKDADIALAARRIVFGKFTNAGQTCVAPDYLWVHRDVKEELLQEMGRAVRGFYGEDPISHPDYGRVVSRRHFDRLVMFLQDGQTVLGGRSDVETLKIEPTILDQVTWDMPVMKEEIFGPVFPVLEYEQLDEVIEGVRNHPKPLALYLFSQAESVQKHVIESLSFGGGTINDTLMHLATPYLPFGGVGDSGMGSYHGSESFKTFTHEKSVLIQTTRFDFPFRYPSSKNALRILKKLMK
- a CDS encoding SDR family oxidoreductase, with amino-acid sequence MSIDLTGRTALITGASGELGRVMARTLARSGADIIIHYFSNKAKAESVQQEVEQLGRKAYVISADISKLDSVLEMRDSLQSEFKLPDIVVANAVSQYNWTTVLEQDPSDYVDQFNSTVLQAVHLSKAFVPYMIEQQGGRIVAINTECSMQNFPTQSAYVAGKRGMDGVYRVLAKEIGEHQITVNQVAPGWTISERDRENNTEHSESYEQSVPLKRRGTDQEIANVVAFLASDLASFITGAYVPVSGGNVMPSI
- a CDS encoding MerR family transcriptional regulator yields the protein MEYTIHKLGQLAGISTRTLRYYDEIDLLKPARINSSGYRIYGENEIDRLQHILFYRELGLSLEQIRGMMNANSFDGAQALREHREQLLGKRKQLDLLIANVEKTIAVREGRTMMTDQEKFEGFKQKLIDENEQKYGQEIRSKYGNNAIDQSNAKLKNMTQEQHAELTRLTDELYATLAEAVKTGEPSGELAQRAADLHKQWLGYYWSQYSKEAHAGLAQMYVDDERFKAHYDEKQPGTAEFLRDAILIYTGVTQP
- a CDS encoding MCP four helix bundle domain-containing protein; translation: MRFIVDQKVSVKIMGLIGLSTLFMCLIGLTGYYYLDKINNNAKEMYTHNMVPNELISQIIANNAQINTLQLELIMLENKNEAKQKEISSQIQKLISSSIASQKQIEGIGLSPEAKQLYNSFKGKIGTSNQARDAMLGKLAANQIEEAYKIFDSQVMPIRTDIMNTLNEIKELNHQAAAVLNENNKKDAANSKQSTLILLTVSLLLCGAISLILSRMITRPLGKLTSLMVEAKHGNLAVEGPYVSKDEIGV